A genomic region of Torulaspora delbrueckii CBS 1146 chromosome 7, complete genome contains the following coding sequences:
- the TDEL0G01910 gene encoding uncharacterized protein: protein MKFVQLAATVAATAASVAKGAEVSSSSKSRVPRTYSTVSPEPTDIAKAASNATTNHFTSDVDGAAFKRLVVVWLENTDYDKAAGDSDMQWLSEQGITLDNYWGVTHPSEPNYMASVGGDYFALDDDRFISLPANVSTVVDLLETKDITWGEYQENLPYTGFQGFNYSDQTTFQNNYVRKHNPLMLYESVTNNQTRLGNIKNFTLFQEDLEKETLPQFIHITPNMLNDGHDTTIRYAANWTRSFLEPLLSNDYFMKDTLIVLTFDENDTYSVKNQVFTVLLGGAIPDELKGTTDSTYYDQYTLISTPEANWDLPCLGRNDVDANVFEFVANKTNVSNKVVDTTFKVNNATYVGYLLDDTIPLPAPNVSAINMNGQPVLKAIQEKWGSVYSEQISESYFTSTTTTVSGSYTISNAIVTASSHASANSTSQNSSNSSNSSKSYSGSSVGAAVALSALPLGGLLGVAVAFLL, encoded by the coding sequence AtgaaatttgttcaattggcTGCTACTGTTGCTGCTACTGCGGCATCTGTCGCTAAAGGTGCTGAAGTgtcgtcttcttctaaGAGCCGTGTTCCAAGAACTTACTCTACTGTGAGCCCAGAGCCTACCGATATTGCCAAGGCTGCATCTAATGCTACTACTAACCATTTCACCTCTGATGTTGATGGTGCTGctttcaagagattggtTGTTGTCTGGCTGGAAAACACCGATTATGACAAGGCTGCTGGTGATTCTGACATGCAATGGTTGAGTGAACAAGGTATTACCTTGGATAACTACTGGGGTGTCACTCATCCTTCTGAGCCAAACTATATGGCTTCTGTTGGTGGTGACTACTTTGCGCTAGATGATGACAGGTTCATCTCTTTGCCAGCCAACGTGTCCACTGTCGTTGATTTGTTGGAGACTAAGGATATTACCTGGGGTGAGTACCAAGAAAACTTGCCATACACTGGTTTCCAAGGTTTCAACTACTCTGATCAAACTACTTTCCAAAACAACTATGTTAGAAAGCACAACCCATTGATGCTTTACGAGTCTGTCACTAACAACCAAACCAGATTGGGtaacatcaagaacttcaCCTTGTTCCAAGAGgatttggagaaggagACCTTGCCACAATTCATTCACATTACTCCAAACATGTTGAACGATGGTCATGACACTACCATTAGATACGCTGCTAACTGGACCAGATCTTTCCTGGAACCATTGTTGAGCAACGATTATTTCATGAAAGATACTTTGATTGTGTTGACTTTTGACGAAAACGATACTTACTCCGTCAAGAACCAAGTCTTCACCGTCTTGTTGGGTGGTGCTATCCCAGACGAATTGAAGGGTACTACTGACTCCACTTACTACGATCAATACACTTTGATTTCCACTCCAGAAGCTAACTGGGACTTGCCATGTCTAGGTAGAAACGATGTTGACGCCAATGTGTTCGAATTTGTCGCTAACAAGACTAATGTCTCTAACAAGGTTGTTGACACCACTTTCAAGGTCAACAATGCCACTTACGTTGGTTACTTGTTGGATGACACTATCCCACTACCAGCTCCAAACGTTAGTGCCATCAACATGAACGGTCAACCAGTCTTGAAGGCTATCCAAGAGAAATGGGGTTCCGTCTACTCTGAACAAATCTCTGAAAGCTACTTCACTTCTACCACTACTACCGTCTCTGGTTCCTACACTATCTCCAACGCTATTGTCACCGCCAGCTCTCATGCTAGTGCAAACTCTACTAGCCAAAATTCCAGCAACTCTTCCAACTCTTCTAAGAGTT